In one window of Miscanthus floridulus cultivar M001 chromosome 12, ASM1932011v1, whole genome shotgun sequence DNA:
- the LOC136495179 gene encoding transcription factor MYB41-like encodes MGRSPCCCHDAGVKKGPWTEEEDRALVEHIQRHGGHVSSWRNLPKAAGLNRCGKSCRLRWTNYLRPDIKRGNFTADEESLIIRLHAQLGNKWSTIATHLDGRTDNEIKNYWNTHIRKKLLRMGVDPVTHQRLPPEDIATASPGAILSAAASLGGLSSALMQVQALQLLLQAVNGGGTSAAAGLIPSLNAAAADNAILNASRSIVPSLLQDQMNLLVSQASYGSPDHLSNIASFAEQQHDVVVQRLNNASAPVVGGAYAEPLAAALVSTAYPQEVAAAADRPVQVFAELLSESIEMPSMCSLEDDEDAFWKDMLLESSSLPL; translated from the exons GGAGGTCCCCGTGCTGCTGCCACGACGCGGGCGTGAAGAAGGGCCCGTggacggaggaggaggaccgcgccCTGGTGGAGCACATCCAGCGGCACGGCGGGCACGTCAGCAGCTGGCGCAACCTGCCCAAGGCCGCCGGGCTGAACCGCTGCGGGAAGAGCTGCCGCCTCCGCTGGACCAACTACCTCCGCCCCGACATCAAGCGCGGCAACTTCACCGCCGACGAGGAGAGCCTCATCATCCGCCTCCACGCCCAGCTCGGCAACAA GTGGTCGACGATCGCGACGCACCTGGACGGGCGGACGGACAACGAGATCAAGAACTACTGGAACACGCACATCCGGAAGAAGCTGCTGCGCATGGGCGTCGACCCCGTTACGCACCAGCGTCTGCCCCCCGAAGACATCGCCACCGCCTCCCCCGGGGCGATCCTCTCGGCGGCGGCGAGCCTCGGAGGCCTCAGCAGCGCTCTGATGCAGGTGCAGGCGCTGCAGCTTCTGCTGCAGGCCGTCAATGGAGGAGGAACAAGCGCTGCTGCTGGTCTCATCCCTAGCCTCAACGCAGCAGCCGCCGATAACGCCATTCTGAACGCGAGTCGTAGCATCGTTCCGAGCTTATTACAGGACCAGATGAACCTCCTCGTGTCTCAAGCGAGCTACGGGTCACCTGATCATCTGAGCAACATCGCAAGTTTTGCAGAGCAGCAGCACGACGTGGTAGTGCAGCGACTGAACAACGCTTCGGCTCCGGTGGTCGGCGGCGCGTATGCAGAGCCGCTAGCTGCTGCATTGGTGTCTACGGCTTATCCGCAGGAAGTGGCGGCTGCGGCTGACAGACCCGTGCAGGTTTTTGCCGAGCTTCTGTCGGAGTCCATTGAGATGCCGAGCATGTGCTCTCTGGAGGACGACGAAGACGCTTTCTGGAAGGACATGCTGCTAGAGAGCAGCAGCTTGCCACTATGA